GGTGTCAAAGCCAACATCGTTACCTATGAGTGGGGCGAGTACCTGAAGCGCGCCAAAGCGGGTGAGCATCAGAGCGTGATGATGGGCTGGACCGGTGACAACGGGGATCCGGATAACTTCTTCGCTACCCTGTTCAGCTGTGCAGCGGCGAAAGACGGTTCTAACTACTCACGCTGGTGCTACAAGCCGTTTGAGGATCAGATTCAGCCAGCGCGTGCTGAAGCCGATCACAACAAACGTATTGAGTACTACAAACAGGCACAGGTGATTATGCATGACCAGGCTCCGGCTCTGATCATTGCGCACTCGACTGTGTATGAGCCAGTCAGCAAGAAAGTGACCGGCTATGTGGTTGACCCGTTAGGTAAACATCACTTCGAAAACGTCGATATCCAGGAATAACCTTTCGGATTATGGCGGTCAGGGCCGACGCCGTCGGCCCTCGGGCGGCTTCTTCGCCGCCCGCACTCCGCACTTTTTTTCCGGCTAATTTCTTTTTATTGAAGCGCTTCTGGCGTCGCGTTCGGCTATGTGCCGGATGCATGTTTTGAGCAATGTAGTCCCCGGCGGCAACGCTGCGGGAAATGACTGAGAGTACGGCTTATGCTGCAGTTCATACTCCGACGTCTGGGCCTTGTCATCCCAACGTTTATCGGTATTACCCTGTTGACCTTTGCGTTTGTCCACCTGATCCCCGGCGACCCGGTACTGATCATGGCGGGCGAGCGTGGTATTTCGCCAGAACGCCATGCCCAGTTGATGGCGATGTTTGGTCTTGACCAACCCCTGTGGAAACAATATCTCACCTACATCAACGGCGTATTGCACGGTGATTTAGGTATCTCGCTGAAAAGCCGCATTCCGGTGTGGGACGAATTCGTACCGCGCTTTAAAGCCACGCTGGAGCTGGGCATCTGTGCGATGATTTTCGCCGTTGCCGTGGGTATTCCGGTCGGGGTGCTGGCGGCGGTCAAACGCGGCTCAGTGTTCGATCATACCGCCGTGGGCATTTCACTCACCGGTTACTCGATGCCGATTTTCTGGTGGGGCATCATGCTGATCATGCTGGTATCGGTGCAGCTCAACCTGACGCCGGTCTCCGGGCGTGTCAGTGACACCATCTTCCTCGACGACAGTCATCCGCTGACCGGCTTTATGCTGATCGATACCCTGATCTGGGGCGAACCGGGCGACTTCAAAGATGCGGTGATGCATATGATCCTGCCTGCCATCGTGCTGGGTACCATCCCGCTGGCCGTGATTGTGCGTATGACACGTTCTTCGATGCTGGAAGTCTTGGGCGAAGACTACATCCGTACCGCGCGTGCCAAAGGGTTAACGCGTATGCGTGTGATCGTGGTGCATGCCTTACGTAACGCCATGCTGCCGGTCGTGACGGTTATCGGCTTACAGGTCGGTACGCTGCTGGCCGGGGCCATCCTGACAGAAACCATCTTCTCCTGGCCGGGCCTTGGGCGCTGGCTGATTGAAGCGCTGCAACGCCGCGATTATCCGGTGGTGCAGGGCGGCGTGCTGCTGGTGGCGATTCTGATCATCCTGGTCAACCTGTTGGTTGATCTGTTGTACGGCGTGGTTAACCCACGTATCCGTCATAAGAAATAAGGGGGCATCATGTCTGCTGTTGATCCCGCAAGCGTAAGCGCTGCACCCAAGCCGATGACCCCGATTCAGGAATTCTGGCACTACTTCAAACGTAATAAAGGCGCGGTAATTGGCCTGGTGTTCATCATTCTGATGCTGCTGATCGCCATCTTCGCTGAGTTTCTTGCGCCGCACGCCCCTGCTGAACAGTTCCGCGATGCGTTGCTGCATCCGCCGGTGTGGCAGGAGGGGGGCAGCTGGAAGTTTATCCTCGGCACCGATGATGTTGGCCGCGATATTCTGTCGCGCCTGATGTATGGCGCACGTCTGTCGCTGTTGGTGGGCTGTCTGGTGGTGGTACTGTCGCTGATCCTCGGGGTGGTTTTTGGTCTGATGGCCGGTTACCTCGGTGGTGCGGTAGATGCCACCATTATGCGCTTGGTCGATATTATGCTGGCGTTGCCCAGCCTGCTGTTGGCACTGGTGCTGGTGGCGATTTTTGGTCCGTCGATTGTCAACGCCGGGCTGGCATTAACCTTCGTGGCGCTGCCGCACTATATCCGTCTGACGCGTGCTGCGGTGCTGGTGGAAGTGAACCGCGATTACGTCACGGCTTCCAGCGTGGCCGGTGCCGGTACGCTGCGCCAGATGTTCGTCAATATTCTGCCTAACTGCCTGGCGCCACTGATTGTGCAGGCGTCGTTAGGTTTCTCCAACGCCATCCTTGATATGGCGGCGTTGGGCTTTCTCGGTATGGGGGCGCAACCGCCGACGCCGGAGTGGGGCACCATGCTCTCCGACGTGTTGCAGTACGCGCAAAGTGCCTGGTGGGTCGTGACCTTCCCCGGAGTGGTCATCCTGCTCACGGTTCTGGCATTCAACCTCATGGGCGATGGTTTGCGTGATGCACTCGACCCGAAACTCAAGCAGTAAAGAGGCACCGAGATGGCGTTATTAAATGTAGAAAAACTGTCGGTGCATTTCGGCGACGAAAAAACACCGTTTCGTGCGGTTGACCGCATCAGCTATCAGGTTGAGCAGGGCCAGGTGGTCGGCATTGTGGGTGAGTCTGGCTCCGGTAAATCGGTCAGCTCGCTGGCGATTATGGGTCTGATTGATTATCCCGGTCGGGTGATGGCAGAAAAGCTGGAGTTCAACCAGCGCGATCTGCAACGCATCTCCGAAAAGGAGCGCCGCCAGTTGGTGGGAGCGGAAGTGGCGATGATCTTCCAGGACCCGATGACCAGCCTCAACCCTTGTTACACCGTGGGTTTTCAGATTATGGAAGCGCTGAAAGTGCATCAGGGTGGCAGCCGCCGTACCCGCCGTCAGCGCGCGATTGACCTGTTGGAACAGGTGGGAATTCCCGATCCGGCTTCACGTTTGGATGTTTATCCGCATCAGTTATCGGGGGGGATGAGCCAGCGCGTGATGATCGCCATGGCGATCGCCTGTAAACCCAAGCTGTTGATTGCCGATGAACCGACCACTGCGCTCGACGTGACCATCCAGGCACAGATCATTGAGCTGCTGCTGGAGCTGCAAAAGCAGGAGAACATGGCGCTGATCCTGATCACCCATGACCTGGCGCTGGTGGCGGAAGCGGCACAACACATCATCGTGATGTATGCCGGACAAGTGGTGGAAAGTGGCAAAGCGGCGGATATCTTCAAAGCCCCGCGTCATCCGTATACCCAGGCGCTGCTGCGCGCGCTGCCGGAGTTCGCGGCGGATAAAGCACGTCTGGCTTCGCTGCCTGGCGTGGTGCCGGGCAAATACGATCGCCCAACCGGCTGCCTGTTGAATCCGCGCTGCCCCTACGTGACTGACCGTTGCCGTAGCGAAGAGCCAGAACTGCGCGACATTCCGGGCCGTCAGTCCAAATGTCACTTCCCACTGGATGATGCCGGGAGACCGACTTATGAGTCATGAAAATACACAGCAGGATTACCTGTTGCAGGCGATTGACCTGAAAAAACACTACCCGGTGAAGAAAGGGTTGTTCGGCCAGGAGCGCCTGGTCAAAGCGTTGGATGGCGTGTCGTTTAATCTGGAGCGCGGCAAAACGCTGGCGGTGGTTGGGGAGTCGGGCTGTGGTAAATCCACCCTTGGCCGTCTGCTGACCATGATTGAAACCCCGACCGAGGGCGAGCTGTACTGGCATGGTCAGGATTTGCTGAAGCACGATCCGCAGGCGCAGAAGCTGCGTCGGCAGAAAATTCAGATTGTGTTCCAGAACCCCTATGGCTCACTGAACCCGCGTAAAAAAATCAGCCAGATTCTGGAAGAACCGCTGGTGATCAACACCACGTTGACCAAGGCGGAACGTCGGGAAAAAACGCTGGAGATGATGGCGAAGGTTGGCCTGAAAACTGAACATTACGATCGCTACCCGCATATGTTCTCCGGCGGACAGCGTCAGCGTATCGCGATTGCCCGTGGTCTGATGCTGGACCCGGATGTGTTGATCGCTGATGAACCGGTTTCGGCGCTCGACGTGTCAGTGCGTGCGCAGGTGCTGAACCTGATGATGGACCTGCAACAGGATCTCGGTCTGTCCTACGTGTTCATCTCCCATGATCTGTCGGTGGTGGAACATATCGCTGATGAAGTGATGGTGATGTACCTTGGCCGCTGCGTGGAGAAGGGCAGTAAAGAAGCGATTTTCAGCAATCCGCGCCATCCGTATACCCAGGCGCTGCTGTCGGCCACGCCCCGCCTCAACCCGGATGAACGTCGTGAGCGTATCAAGCTGACCGGCGAGCTGCCCAGCCCGCTGAACCCGCCGCCGGGTTGCGCCTTCAACGCGCGCTGTCGCCGCCGCTTCGGCACCTGCGTGCAGTTGCAGCCGAAGCTGAAAACATATGGCGAGCAGCAAATAGCCTGCTTTGCGGTGGACCAGGATGAGAACCAGCCGATTGCCGGAGCATAAGCCAGGTTGTTGAGAAAAAAGGCCCCAATCGGGGCCTTTTTCATTTGCTGGACTATACTTCAAAAAAATTAACGACTGACAGCCTGTTTTCAAACCCTGTGCGGAATTCATTACCCGGTTGCATCTGTCTTTCGCTGGTATTAAAAATTGTTTCGTCTGTTAAGACAAATTCCGAATTTTGTCAAATTTGTGTGAGATTAATCACACGGGTGAAAAATCCGTTACTTGCAGAGGGTTGGAGATTTTTCAGTGAGTTATGAAAAGATAAGCGGCGTGATTATTTCAGTTAACCGATATTAATTAATTTCGGTCCATAAACAGAAGGAGCGTTATTTTGCACCCTTTTTTCAATCACAAAGATAAAACTCTTTTATTGAATACGGCGTTTTAATAATCAGATTTCTCTCACTGTGTTTTAATGTATGTGATATATTCGCGAAAAATTCCCCCCCTCCTTTTACAGGCCCCTGGTCATGAAGAACTACGACGATTTGCAGCGTTTTAAGGAAAAAACGCAGACGCTGGATATCGCTTTCAAGGATATGTCCGGGCAAGCGCAGGAAGCCGACCAGAGTCAGTGGGCGATCATCCGTCAACTGGCGGCGGATGATGAACAGGAAACCTTAGGTGGCGGCCAGCGTATTGATCTGCCGCAACCTCAGCCGATTCGTGGCAATGAATTCGATGCCCCGCCACAGCAACCGCAGGTCGCTCCTGTCGCCAGTAGTGTCCGGGGATCGATTCTGGATAGCCTGGCGGCGACGCCGGTCGCGGCAGAAGCCCCGGCGGCGGTATCATCACTGTTTCCTCCGGCACCGACTAAAGCCACACCGTCCGTGACGCCGGTGGCACCGAAAGCAACGCATGTGGAGCGTCAGGCGACAACGTCGCTGTTTCCACCACCGCCACCGAAACCGGTTGAAGCGCCTGTCGCACCGGTCGTGGCACCTGAGCCGGTGGTAGCAGCAGCCCCCGCGCCGGTGGCGACACCGGTTGTGGCGGCTCCGACCCCAACCCCTTCATTTGCTCCACCTGTCGCACCGGTTCCACCCGCAGCGGCACCGTCACGCTTTGGCGCATTATTCCGTTCAAGGCCGGCTGAGCCTGTGACCCTGTCGAAAGAGACATTACTGAAACCGTTACTGGAGAAGATTGCGCTATGCCGTTAGTTTGTGTGTGCTCGCCTAAAGGGGGAGTAGGGAAGACCACAATGGCAGCCAACCTGGCCTGGAGTCTGGCCCGCGCAGGCAGCAAAGTTTTGGCAATTGATTTTGACGTACAAAATGCGCTGCGCCTGCATTTTGGTGTTCCGCTGCATGATGGTCGCGGTTTTGTGGCGCGTTCGGAAGAACAGGCCGACTGGAGCCAGTCCATTCTCACCACCGGCGGCAATATTTTTGTCATGCCTTATGGTGATGTCACTGAGCAACAGCGCGAACGTTTTGAAGAGAACCTGAGTAAAGATCCGCATTTCCTGAAGCGGGGTCTGGATACGGTGCTGAATTATCCCGGTCTGGTGATTATTGCCGATTTTCCGCCAGGGCCAGGCCCGGCATTAAAGGCAATGACGGCACTTGCCGATATGCATTTAGTGGTGATGCTGGCCGATACCGCGTCTGTTTCGCTGCTGCCACAGATTGAAAACGACCGCATGATAGGTCAGCCACTGAATAATAAACGTGGACACTATTTTGTACTCAACCAGAGCGATAACCGCCGCAATATCAGCCGTGATGTCACCGCTTTTATGCAGCAGCGTCTGGGGGACAATTTATTGGGTGTGGTGCACCGGGATGAAAGCGTCGCGGAAGCCAATGCGTCTCAGCAATCTGTTTTTGATTTCAGCCCTGCATCTGCGGCAGCGTTTGATATTGAGCTGGTTGCCAAGCGAGTCTCCAATATTCTGAATATCACCGTGGGCAACGGTGAAGTTCAGGCGCCCATCCGCAGTCATTATTAATAGTCTGGTGTTGCCGGACCGAATAATAACAACACAGCTCCGCAGGTGAATCATGAGTAAACTCGCGTTTTACCTGCTGCTGCTGGTGCTTGCACCGGTCGCAGCGGTAATCATCATTACGCCGATGGATAGCCAGAAACAATATATCTTTGGCTTAATCAGCATCGGAATGCTGTTTTTAATGGGCTTAAGCAAAAGCCGTAAAATAACGGTGGTGATGGTCATCCTCTCCGCCCTGATGTCGACCCGCTATATCTGGTGGCGCACCACGGAAACGTTGCAGTTTAATTCCGAAATTGAAGCCATTCTCGGAATCGGCTTATATCTGGCGGAACTGTACGTCTGGCTGATCTTAATTCTGGGCTTCCTGCAAACCACCTGGCCATTAAAACGCACCATTGAACCGCTGCCGGACGATACCAGCCTGTGGCCGACGGTCGATGTGTATGTGCCTTCCTATAACGAAAGCCTGGACGTGGTACGCGATACCGTCCTGGCGGCGCAGTGTATTGATTATCCGCGCGACAAGCTGAAAATCTACTTGCTGGATGACGGCAAGCGCAGCGAGTTTGCTATGTTTGCCGCTGATGTCGGTGTCGGTTATATCACCCGTGATGACAACCGCCATGCGAAAGCCGGTAACCTCAACCATGCGATGAAAATCACCAAAGGTGAGCTGATTTGCGTGTTCGACTGTGACCACGTGGCGACCCGTACCTTCCTGCAAGCGACGGTTGGCCCGTTCCTGAAAGATCCGAAACTGGCGCTGTTACAGACGCCGCACTACTTCTACTCGCCAGACCCGTTCGAACGTAACCTGCGCGCTGCGCGCAGCATCCCGAACGAAGGTTCGCTGTTCTACGGCCCGGTGCAGCAAGGTAACGATAACTGGAACGCCACCTTCTTCTGTGGCTCCTGTGCGGTGATTCGTCGTAGTGCGCTGGAGGAGATTGGCGGGTTTGCGGTGGAAACCGTTACCGAAGATGCTCACACCGCGCTGAAAATGCAGCGTCTTGGCTGGGGCTCTGCCTTCCTGTCGATTCCGCTGGCCGCCGGTCTGGCGACTGAACGTCTGGGCCTGCACGTCATTCAGCGTACCCGCTGGGCGCGTGGCATGACGCAGATTTTCCGTGTTGATAACCCGCTGTTTGGCCGTGGGCTAAAGTGGCAACAACGTTTGTGTTACCTCAACGCGATGTTGCACTTTCAGTTTGGTCTGCCGCGTGTGGCGTTCCTGACGGCACCGCTGGCGTACCTGCTGTTTAACCTCAACATCATTCATTCGTCGGCATCGTTGATCTTCGCCTACGTGCTGCCGCACCTGGTGATGTCGCTGTACGTCAACTCACGCATGAATGGCCGTTTCCGTTACACCTTCTGGGGTGAGATTTATGAAACGGTGATGTGTTTCCACCTGGTGATCCCGACCATTCTGACCATGTTTTCGCCGAAACACGGCAAGTTCAACGTGACAGATAAAGGTGGGGTACTGGATCAGGGCTTCTTCGATTTCCACATCGTGCGTCCGCATGTGATTGTGGCGGCGCTGCTGACCATCGGCATCGTGGCGGGTGTGGTGCGCGCCACCATGCATGACTATTTTGGCGTAGACCCTTACGTTATTGCCCTCAACGTCGGTTGGGCGGTATTTAGCCTGATTATCCTGATGGCGGCGATTGCCGTGGCGCGCGAAACCAAGCAGGTGCGTAAAACCATCCGTATTGAAGTGCAGATTCCGGCGATTATTCATTACGCCAGCGGCATCTCATCGCGCACCATGACCAGCGACCTGTCGATGGGGGGAGCGCAACTCGACGCACCGGATGGCCGTCATGAGTACGATGAAATCGAAGAGATCGATCTGCTGCTGAAATCGGGTGCCATCACCATTCCGGTGAGCAAAATCTCCGGCGATGACGAAACCATTCGTCTGCGTTTCGAAGCCATGCCGCTGTCGCGTCGCCGCGAGCTGGTGCGCGTGGTGTTGGCGCGTGCCGATGCCTGGATTCAGCCGCAGTACAAGCAGGATAACCCGTTGTTGTCGCTGGGCACCATTGTGCGCACCGTCTTCGAGCTGTTCTGGCTGACATGGAAAGATCGTCGTAATAAAGGCAAGCAAGATGCTCAGCCTGCCGTCAAAGAGGACAGCGCCGCATGAAGAATTTGACGCAAACGTTGCTGGCGAGTTCGCTGGCAACCGCGCTGTTGCTCGTGCCCGCCTGGGCGGAAACGCCCGCGACAGTGACGCAGGACAGCTCCGCGCTGGGACAGGTCCCGCCGCCACAGGGGCTGGATACCAATGCTGACGCACAACTGAAAGAAGCGGCAGGCAGCACGCCTTATACACCAGCAGAAACCACCCCTGCGGCCAGTGTGCCTGCTGAAAGCGCTCCCGCAGTGGAAAATGATGCGCCCGCCGCTGCCAGCGAGGCTCCGGCACCTGAGATGGTGTTGCCGACACCGACACCGACACCGATACCGACCCCGGTGCCAACACCGGTGGTCGCTGCGCCGCTCAATCAGCCGGTCAGCACCGTGATTTCGGTGGCACAGATGGGCCAGAAGCAGGGCATCGTGTTAACCGGCGGTCAGCTCCAGTCCGGTATCGTGTTTACGCTGCCGGGTGATGAGGTGATCACCAATGCGCGCCTGAACCTGTCGCTACGTGTTTCTGCCGCGCTGGCGTCGCGTAATACTTCGCTGCAATTGATGCTCAACGGCCAGCCGCTGGGTACGCTGCCGCTCGGTTCTACCGACAGCGATACCAGCGATTATCAGCTGGATATTCCGGCAGCGATGGTGGTTGCCAGTAACAACCTGAGCTTTAAAATCAACGATGCCGACAAGTTGTTGTGTGAAAAAGAGAGCGCGCAGCAATATCAGGTGACGATCCTGCCGAAAACCACGCTGAGCATGGAAGGTCAGCAGCTGAACATCGGTACCAGCCTGCGTAACTTCCCGCGTCCGTTTCTCGATCCATTACGCATGACCCCGGCCAGCGTCACCATTGGTTTTGCGTCAAACGTGACGCCGGATACCGTTAGCGCCGCAGCGTTGGTGGCGTCCTGGCTGGGGATTCAGTCAGACTACCGTGGTATCCGTTTCCCGGTGGTGCGTGGCGATCTGCCGGAGCACAACGGTATTCTGTTCGGCCATCCTGGCGATAAAATTGGTACCCTGACCTTCCCGGCGGCCAACGGCCCGACGTTGCAGATGGTCGATAACCCGATTAACCCGGTGTATAAACTGCTGCTGGTGAGCGGTGCTGATGATGCGCAACTGCGTCAGGCGGCCAATCGTCTGACCACGCAGCCGCTGACCACCGATGCCAGCAACCTGAACGTGCAGCCGCAGCCGATTGCGCTGCGTAAGCCGTATGACGCACCACGCTGGATTAACACCAGCCGTCCGGTACGTCTGAGCGAGCTGCTGCGTAAAGATCAAAGCCTGACCACCACCGGCATCTGGCACGATGCGTTGAGCGTGAACTTCCGCGCAGCACCGGATCTGTTTATGTGGGATGGCGACACCATTCCGGTCAACCTGCATTACCGTTTCCCGTCTGAGAGCTGGATTGACGAGAACAACTCGTTCCTTAACGTAATGCTGAACGGCACCTTCCTGCGTAACCTGACGGTTAATAAAGTCGGTTTGCTGGAAAGCGCATGGCACCGTCTGGGCGGCGACGCGCGTCAGGAAAATTACACCCTGAAGCTCGATCCCTATCTGATTTACGGTGATAACCAGCTGGCGCTCTACTTCAACATCAAGCCGAAAGCCGATGCACCTTGCGGCGTGTTGCTGAACAACAACATCAAGAGCCGCATTGAGGATGACTCGTCAATCGACCTGAGCCATACGCGTCATTTCACCATGCTGCCGAACCTGTCGTACTTCGTCGGGGCTTCCTTCCCGTTCACCCGTCTGGCTGATTTCTCGCAGACGGCGCTGGTGTTGCCGGAAAAACCGAGCGATGCCGAGATCTCCACATTGCTGGATATGGCCGCGCGTGCCGGTAATGCCACGGGCGTACCGCTGGCGCAAAACCAGGTGCTGTTCGGCATGCCAAATGGCGGCACCAACCTGGCGCGCCTGGAGCAGAGCGACCTGCTGGCCGTCAGTACCACGCAAAACAGCGCCTTTAATCAGGCGATGCTGGCGGGCACACCGTATGAAACCAGCGGTAATACGCTGGGCGTGAAAGATCCGACGACCTGGGACAAGCTGCGCGGCTGGCTGACCGGCGACTGGTATCGGCAACAGCTGGATGCCGATCGTTACTTCTCCTCCAACGAGGCGTGGCGCGGTTTTGTCAGCTATCGCTCACCGTGGAACCCGGATCGCCTGGTGGTGATGACGGTAGCAACCAGCGATGACCAGTTGCTGCGTCTGCACAACGATTTGAACTCAGCACGTATCAACGCCGGTATTCGTGGCGATACCGCCATCATCACTGATGAAAACGGTATCCGCAGCTTCCGCGTCGGGCCGCAGTTCCCGAGCGGTGAAATGCCCTGGTACATGATGGTGGTGTGGTATGCCAACCAGCACTCGGTGCTGATGGCGTTGGCCGCATTGCTGGTTTCAGCACTGGTGGGCAGTGGCGCGTGGGTGATGCTGAGACGTCATGCATGGCGTCGTCTCAACCCGCAAGGTGATAGCAAGCCCGGCAAGAAGTAAGGATAAAAATAATGAAAAAACATCTGTTAAGCGCCGGTATTCGCCATGCCCTGATTCTGGGTGGGGCACTGACATTCTCGCAGCCGCTGCTGGCGGCTGAGAGCACGAATCCTGCGTTACAGGCGCTGTTCGATCAGGCGGCTTACTGGCATCAGAAAGCGCATGACGATTTAGCCCAGGCTTCGCTGCAAAAAGTGCTGATGGTGGAACCGAATAACACCCAGGCGCTGTACCTGCTGGCGCTGTATGCCCAGCAGAGCGGCGATAACGTGGCTGCCTCGCAATGGCGCGCCCGCCTGAGTCAGGTGTCGCCCAATGATTCGCATCTGACTGAGCTGGATAACGCGCGTCAGCTGCAAAGCATTCCGCAATCGCAGTTATCACTGGCGCGCCAGCAGGCACGCAGCGGCAACATCGCGGCGGCGCTGCAAACCTGGCGCAATACCTTTAGCGGCAATGAACCACCGCCGAGTGTTGCGGCTGAATATTACCTGA
The DNA window shown above is from Pantoea sp. At-9b and carries:
- the dppB gene encoding dipeptide ABC transporter permease DppB; translation: MLQFILRRLGLVIPTFIGITLLTFAFVHLIPGDPVLIMAGERGISPERHAQLMAMFGLDQPLWKQYLTYINGVLHGDLGISLKSRIPVWDEFVPRFKATLELGICAMIFAVAVGIPVGVLAAVKRGSVFDHTAVGISLTGYSMPIFWWGIMLIMLVSVQLNLTPVSGRVSDTIFLDDSHPLTGFMLIDTLIWGEPGDFKDAVMHMILPAIVLGTIPLAVIVRMTRSSMLEVLGEDYIRTARAKGLTRMRVIVVHALRNAMLPVVTVIGLQVGTLLAGAILTETIFSWPGLGRWLIEALQRRDYPVVQGGVLLVAILIILVNLLVDLLYGVVNPRIRHKK
- the bcsQ gene encoding cellulose biosynthesis protein BcsQ; the encoded protein is MPLVCVCSPKGGVGKTTMAANLAWSLARAGSKVLAIDFDVQNALRLHFGVPLHDGRGFVARSEEQADWSQSILTTGGNIFVMPYGDVTEQQRERFEENLSKDPHFLKRGLDTVLNYPGLVIIADFPPGPGPALKAMTALADMHLVVMLADTASVSLLPQIENDRMIGQPLNNKRGHYFVLNQSDNRRNISRDVTAFMQQRLGDNLLGVVHRDESVAEANASQQSVFDFSPASAAAFDIELVAKRVSNILNITVGNGEVQAPIRSHY
- the dppF gene encoding dipeptide ABC transporter ATP-binding subunit DppF, with the protein product MSHENTQQDYLLQAIDLKKHYPVKKGLFGQERLVKALDGVSFNLERGKTLAVVGESGCGKSTLGRLLTMIETPTEGELYWHGQDLLKHDPQAQKLRRQKIQIVFQNPYGSLNPRKKISQILEEPLVINTTLTKAERREKTLEMMAKVGLKTEHYDRYPHMFSGGQRQRIAIARGLMLDPDVLIADEPVSALDVSVRAQVLNLMMDLQQDLGLSYVFISHDLSVVEHIADEVMVMYLGRCVEKGSKEAIFSNPRHPYTQALLSATPRLNPDERRERIKLTGELPSPLNPPPGCAFNARCRRRFGTCVQLQPKLKTYGEQQIACFAVDQDENQPIAGA
- the bcsA gene encoding UDP-forming cellulose synthase catalytic subunit — its product is MSKLAFYLLLLVLAPVAAVIIITPMDSQKQYIFGLISIGMLFLMGLSKSRKITVVMVILSALMSTRYIWWRTTETLQFNSEIEAILGIGLYLAELYVWLILILGFLQTTWPLKRTIEPLPDDTSLWPTVDVYVPSYNESLDVVRDTVLAAQCIDYPRDKLKIYLLDDGKRSEFAMFAADVGVGYITRDDNRHAKAGNLNHAMKITKGELICVFDCDHVATRTFLQATVGPFLKDPKLALLQTPHYFYSPDPFERNLRAARSIPNEGSLFYGPVQQGNDNWNATFFCGSCAVIRRSALEEIGGFAVETVTEDAHTALKMQRLGWGSAFLSIPLAAGLATERLGLHVIQRTRWARGMTQIFRVDNPLFGRGLKWQQRLCYLNAMLHFQFGLPRVAFLTAPLAYLLFNLNIIHSSASLIFAYVLPHLVMSLYVNSRMNGRFRYTFWGEIYETVMCFHLVIPTILTMFSPKHGKFNVTDKGGVLDQGFFDFHIVRPHVIVAALLTIGIVAGVVRATMHDYFGVDPYVIALNVGWAVFSLIILMAAIAVARETKQVRKTIRIEVQIPAIIHYASGISSRTMTSDLSMGGAQLDAPDGRHEYDEIEEIDLLLKSGAITIPVSKISGDDETIRLRFEAMPLSRRRELVRVVLARADAWIQPQYKQDNPLLSLGTIVRTVFELFWLTWKDRRNKGKQDAQPAVKEDSAA
- the bcsB gene encoding cellulose biosynthesis cyclic di-GMP-binding regulatory protein BcsB, which encodes MKNLTQTLLASSLATALLLVPAWAETPATVTQDSSALGQVPPPQGLDTNADAQLKEAAGSTPYTPAETTPAASVPAESAPAVENDAPAAASEAPAPEMVLPTPTPTPIPTPVPTPVVAAPLNQPVSTVISVAQMGQKQGIVLTGGQLQSGIVFTLPGDEVITNARLNLSLRVSAALASRNTSLQLMLNGQPLGTLPLGSTDSDTSDYQLDIPAAMVVASNNLSFKINDADKLLCEKESAQQYQVTILPKTTLSMEGQQLNIGTSLRNFPRPFLDPLRMTPASVTIGFASNVTPDTVSAAALVASWLGIQSDYRGIRFPVVRGDLPEHNGILFGHPGDKIGTLTFPAANGPTLQMVDNPINPVYKLLLVSGADDAQLRQAANRLTTQPLTTDASNLNVQPQPIALRKPYDAPRWINTSRPVRLSELLRKDQSLTTTGIWHDALSVNFRAAPDLFMWDGDTIPVNLHYRFPSESWIDENNSFLNVMLNGTFLRNLTVNKVGLLESAWHRLGGDARQENYTLKLDPYLIYGDNQLALYFNIKPKADAPCGVLLNNNIKSRIEDDSSIDLSHTRHFTMLPNLSYFVGASFPFTRLADFSQTALVLPEKPSDAEISTLLDMAARAGNATGVPLAQNQVLFGMPNGGTNLARLEQSDLLAVSTTQNSAFNQAMLAGTPYETSGNTLGVKDPTTWDKLRGWLTGDWYRQQLDADRYFSSNEAWRGFVSYRSPWNPDRLVVMTVATSDDQLLRLHNDLNSARINAGIRGDTAIITDENGIRSFRVGPQFPSGEMPWYMMVVWYANQHSVLMALAALLVSALVGSGAWVMLRRHAWRRLNPQGDSKPGKK
- the dppD gene encoding dipeptide ABC transporter ATP-binding protein, producing the protein MALLNVEKLSVHFGDEKTPFRAVDRISYQVEQGQVVGIVGESGSGKSVSSLAIMGLIDYPGRVMAEKLEFNQRDLQRISEKERRQLVGAEVAMIFQDPMTSLNPCYTVGFQIMEALKVHQGGSRRTRRQRAIDLLEQVGIPDPASRLDVYPHQLSGGMSQRVMIAMAIACKPKLLIADEPTTALDVTIQAQIIELLLELQKQENMALILITHDLALVAEAAQHIIVMYAGQVVESGKAADIFKAPRHPYTQALLRALPEFAADKARLASLPGVVPGKYDRPTGCLLNPRCPYVTDRCRSEEPELRDIPGRQSKCHFPLDDAGRPTYES
- the bcsO gene encoding cellulose biosynthesis protein BcsO gives rise to the protein MKNYDDLQRFKEKTQTLDIAFKDMSGQAQEADQSQWAIIRQLAADDEQETLGGGQRIDLPQPQPIRGNEFDAPPQQPQVAPVASSVRGSILDSLAATPVAAEAPAAVSSLFPPAPTKATPSVTPVAPKATHVERQATTSLFPPPPPKPVEAPVAPVVAPEPVVAAAPAPVATPVVAAPTPTPSFAPPVAPVPPAAAPSRFGALFRSRPAEPVTLSKETLLKPLLEKIALCR
- the dppC gene encoding dipeptide ABC transporter permease DppC, encoding MSAVDPASVSAAPKPMTPIQEFWHYFKRNKGAVIGLVFIILMLLIAIFAEFLAPHAPAEQFRDALLHPPVWQEGGSWKFILGTDDVGRDILSRLMYGARLSLLVGCLVVVLSLILGVVFGLMAGYLGGAVDATIMRLVDIMLALPSLLLALVLVAIFGPSIVNAGLALTFVALPHYIRLTRAAVLVEVNRDYVTASSVAGAGTLRQMFVNILPNCLAPLIVQASLGFSNAILDMAALGFLGMGAQPPTPEWGTMLSDVLQYAQSAWWVVTFPGVVILLTVLAFNLMGDGLRDALDPKLKQ